Proteins found in one Paralichthys olivaceus isolate ysfri-2021 chromosome 19, ASM2471397v2, whole genome shotgun sequence genomic segment:
- the LOC109643498 gene encoding zinc finger protein ZFP2-like: protein MSSVQYLRELISERLTAAAEEIFTVFEKTIVQYEEEVDRQRRLLDIVLKPEVKLHRIELPQQHVCKEEEVLTDQQLCNQERNSSLDQEEPKPPQTKVEQEEMCTGQEGEQLVLKQETETFVLTPDYEESDDREPEPVGEHQFVSNNSPVAESQDQHRRKHVDSGSTRNVSEIDTNTHSREKSFKCDTCGKAFLYKCHLKIHLRIHTGEKPYLCKMCGKAFITMFTLKSHMTTHTGEKPYSCKICHKSFVRSGYLKVHMRRHTGEKPYSCDTCGKSFVCSGILKVHMRTHTGEKPNSCENCGKRFGDISALNQHMSVHTGEKPYSCKICGKCFVRGSVLKVHLRTHTGEKPFSCRLCGKSFVSSNVLKVHIRTHTGEKPYSCSTCGKRFSNTSALNEHMRVHTGEKPYSCETCGRSFGCGRDLTVHIRTHTGEKPYSCQICQKGFTRGNYLKVHMRRHTGEKPYSCNICGKRFFQSSDMKRHLKVHTGSNLT, encoded by the exons ATGTCTTCGGTTCAGTATTTGAGAGAGTTGATCAGTGAGCGactaactgctgctgctgaagaaatatTCACAGTCTTTGAAAAAACCATCGTCCAGTACGAAGAAGAGGTGGATCGTCAGCGCAGACTGCTGGATATCGTTCTGAAACCTGAAGTGAAGCTGCACAGGATCG agctcccacagcagcatgtctgtaaagaggaggaggttctCACTGACCAGCAGCTCTGTAACCAGGAGAGGAACTCCAGTCTGGACCAAGAGGAACCAAAACCTCCTCAGACTAAAGTGGAACAAGAGGAAATGTGCACCGGtcaggagggagagcagctCGTACTGAAGCAGGAGACTGAAACCTTCGTGTTGACTCCTGATTATGAAGAAAGTGACGACAGAGAACCAGAACCAGTCGGTGAGCACCAGTTCGTCTCTAACAACTCTCCTGTAGCTGAGAGCCAAGATcagcacagaagaaaacatgtggattcaggaTCAACTAGAAATGTATCAGAGATTGACACTAATACTCATTCAAGAGAAAAGTCTTTCAAATGTGACACTTGTGGCAAAGCTTTTTTGTATAAGTGTCACTTGAAAATACATCTGAGAAtccacacaggagagaaaccaTATTTATGCAAAATGTGTGGAAAAGCATTCATTACCATGTTCACATTGAAAAGTCATATGACAAcccacacaggtgagaagccaTATTCTTGCAAAATATGTCACAAAAGTTTTGTACGCAGTGGTTACTTGAAAGTCCACATGAGACGTCACACGGGTGAGAAGCCGTATTCTTGTGACACATGTGGGAAAAGTTTTGTATGTAGTGGCATCTTGAAAGTCCACATGCGAAcccacacaggtgagaagccaAATTCTTGTGAAAACTGTGGCAAAAGATTTGGTGACATTTCAGCATTGAATCAACATATGAGTGTGCACACAGGAGAGAAGCCATATTCTTGCAAAATATGTGGGAAATGTTTTGTGCGTGGTTCGGTCTTGAAAGTCCACTTGAGAACTCACACTGGTGAGAAGCCATTTTCTTGTAGATTATGTGGGAAAAGCTTTGTAAGCAGTAACGTCTTGAAAGTCCacatcagaacacacacaggtgagaaaccGTACTCCTGCAGCACCTGTGGGAAAAGATTTAGTAACACCTCAGCTTTGAATGAACATATGAGAGTGCACACAGGTGAGAAACCATACTCTTGTGAAACATGTGGGAGAAGTTTTGGATGTGGTCGTGATTTGACAGTCCACATTAGAactcacacaggtgagaagccgTATTCTTGCCAAATATGCCAGAAAGGTTTCACACGTGGTAATTATTTGAAAGTCCACATGAggagacacacaggtgagaagccaTACTCCTGCAACATCTGTGGGAAAAGATTCTTTCAGTCGTCAGACATGAAAAGGCATTTAAAAGTTCATACAGGTTCAAATCTTACATGA